GGCCGTGGAAGCCGAGCATTGTCATGGTCTGCGCGCGGTCGATGGGGAAGCCCGTGGTGGTGATGGCGCACGCGCCGAGCGGGCTGCGGTTCACGCGGAGGAACGCTGCCCGCAGGCGTTCCGTATCGCGCTCCAGAATTTCAATGATGGCCATCAGGTAGTGGCCGAGCGTGGTCGGCTGCGCGGGCTGGTTGTGTGTGTACGCGGGCATCAGAGCGGAGCGATGTTCAGAGGCCAGGGTGACGAGACGCGTGCGGAGAGCGGCGACGGCATCGAGCGTGGCGAGGAGGCGGCTGCGGAGCACCATGCGGTACATGGTCATGTCGATGTCGTTCCGCGAGCGCGCGGTGTGGATGCGACCGGCGTTGTCCGCGCCGCAGAGATCGGCGAGCTTCTGCTCGATGAGAAAGAAGAGGTCTTCGACGGAGCCGTCGTAGGGGGTGGAGCGAATGGCCTCGAGGTCGAGGGAGTCGAGCGCCCGCAGGCAAAGCACGGCGGTCTCGCGCGAGACGATCTTCTGCTGCGTCAGCATGAGCAGGTGCGCGTAGTCGATCTCGATCATCGAGTCGAGGAAGAGACGCTTGGCGTCGGCGAAGACGTGCGCGAGGACTGTGTCGCGATAGATTGGTGCGGGAAATTGGGAGGCCATTTTGATTCCTTGCGGGGTTGTACGGGTGAAACGTTGAAGGGCGATGAAACGTTTTGTCTCATCGCCCTTTGCTGCGGGTAGGTTGCTTAGAACTCGATCTTCGCACCGAACTGCAGGATGCGGGATTCGAGCACGGAGGAAGTAGGCAGCAGAGAGGGCGCTGTGGTGATGACGCCTGCTGCATTGGTCGTTGCCGTGGTGTTAATTGTGGTGACATTCGAGCGATTGAACAGGTTGTTGCTTTCGACCAGAATCTGGGGCCTCACGCGTTCCCATAAGGTGGCGAAGGTGCGGGTGTAGCGCATGTCCACCTGAGCGATACCCGGAGTACGAACAGTGTTGCGGCCAACAAAGAGTGGACGGCTGGTTGCGAGTGAGTCTCCATTCAACTTCGTTCCAGTGGTGATGGTCTGCGCGTCGCCACTGGAAAAGTTGCCAAGGATAGAGAAACGGTTGTTTGTGAAGACGCCATTGACGTACTTGTTCGCAAAGTGAGTTTGCGGAACGTAGTCTGTCGAGAGTGTGAAAGAGTTTGGTCGGTTGATGCCGCTATTCGCGCGATCTCGTTTGGGGTTATCCGTATCTTCAACGGGCGTTGAAAATTCGTAGGTATAGCCTTCGGGGGTATTGGAGATGGCATGCGACCATGTGTAGTTTGCGGCGACGGTAAGTCCCGCCGAGAGGCGGTGCTCATACGATGCCACAAGGGCGTTGTAGCTGGAGTTCGAACCGACGTCGATGAGTGTGATGTTGTTGAAGCGCGAATCGATGCGTGTGGCCGCGCTCGGCGTGCTGGAGTAGATGAGGCGTCCATCGGCGAGTGCGCCTAAGCCGGAGTACTTTAGATTGCTGTTTCTGAGGAAGGCGAGATTGCGTCCCTGAGTCAGTACGTAACCCATAGTCAGGGAGTCATTTTTACCAAGCTGCTGTGCTACCTGCGCATTCGCGTTCCATGTGTAGCCATTCTTGAAGTTCGGATTCAGCGCGGTCACGCTCTGCGCCGCGATGCAGGACGTGGAAATGGCCGATGGCGTGTTTGGGAAGGCAGGAAGGCAGGGATTGGCTGCGCCTTGAGCTTCGGTTGTTGAACTGTTGGCAACGGAAGCGATGTATGAACCCGTGCCGACAAGGCCGTTGTTATAAAGCGGTGTGTACCAGGAGTTAGTCGGTGTTGCTTCGTAGTACATACCGCCGCTAACCCGGACGACCGTACCGGGCATGGGTGTGTAAGCAAAGCCGACGCGCGGAGCGAAGTTGCCTTTGGGCGTGTGGAAGCTCTGGGTCTGCGTGAGGGGAGCTGAGGCCAGGCCATCGGGAGCACGGTATTGGTCATAGCGCACACCGTAATTCGCGGTCAGGTTCTTCGCGATCTGCCATGTGTCCTGTGCAAAGAAACTGAAGAAGATGGAGTGGTACGCTGCGCCGGGACGACCGATCGAAGCCGCAACCGAAGAGTAAACGTGAGGGGATGTGCCATTCTTGGCGCTCAAATATTGGGTGATAGAGCTGAAGGTGTACTGGGTGTAAACATCAGCGAGCTGTGTGTCCAGGTTCTTCTGAAAGCCTGTGCCGAACTTAAACGAGTGCTTGCCATGCACCCAGGTCACGTTGTCGTTGAAGGAGGGGATTTTCTCCTGGAATTTGTCCCCGGCGCCATTCGTGCCACCAAATCCGTTGACCACGCTGGAGATGGTAACCATAGGTCCAGCGCCCGTAAGGGGGCCGGAAATATGCGCCTGGTTGCGGTAGGGCCACGAACCACGAAACTCATTGAGGACGACGGGCGAAAATGTGGTGATTAACTGTGCGCCCAGGATGTGGGCGCGGTCGCGAAAGTCGGAGGCAGCGCTCTGCAAATAGAGACCACCAACGTTCGTATTGAAGGGGTAGTCGTTACGGAAATAGTTGTAACGGATAAAGGCCTGGTTGCTCTTATTGATTGTCCAGTCCCCACGAACGTTTACCCATTGGGCGCGCTGCACCTGCGGTGCGGTGTTGAAATCTGAAGCAGCTACACCCGCAGCAATGAGCGCAGCCTGATTGGCGGATGTAACCGTAATGGCCTGTGGATTAGCGCGCTTCAGCTTTTCGTACGCACCAAAGAGGAAGAGGCGATCTTTCACAACGGGGCCACCAGCGCGTCCGACAAAGTCATCGACGTGCAGATCGGGCTTCGCTTTGTAGATGGAGGAGGTGGGATCGCAGTTCTGCAGCATGGGGCAGGAGCTTGCCGCTTTTGGCCGCCAGATGTATTGCGCCATGCCGTGGAGCTGGTTCGTCCCTTGCGGAGTAATGACGTTGTAGATGATACCGGCTGTGTTGCCGAACTCCGCGTTGAAGGCGTTTGAAACCGTCTGCACCTGCTGGACGTAGGAATCGGAGATGGCGAAGAGGCGCAGGCCGTAACGGTCTGTTTCAGTGTCCACCATGCCATCGAGCTGGTATTGCACGCGATCAACAAGCCCGTTCGTGTTCACTGTACGCGGAATACCGTTTTCCGCATTTGGGTGACCGGAGACGCCGGGCTGGAAGAGGATGAAGTTGTAAGGGTTCCGCGAGGTGAGCGGGAGATTCTGGACCTCCGCCTCGCTGATCGTGCGCCCCAGATCGACACGCGTCGTTTCGATGATTGGAGCATCGCCAGTCACCTGAACCTCCGTTGCTACGGAGCCAACCTTAAGCGCTTCGTTCACCGTAAGATCGCTACCTGCATCTACGTGAATGCCGGACTGGATAAACGGTGCAAACGAGCTGGACGTCGCCGTTACGGAGTAGGTTCCGATCGGAAGGCTAGGTGCGAGATAGCCACCGGAGGTATCCGAGGTCAGTTCGCGCGTGAAGCCGGTGTCGAGGTTTTTGACGACCACGTTCACGCCCGCGATCGGAGCGCCGGAAGGGTCGGTCACCGTACCGCGGATCGTACCGTTGATGGACTGCGATTGGGCATGGGCAGATGGCGTGGCCATGACACCCAGAAGAGTGAAGGTTCCCAGCGTACGCAGGGCAGACCGGAAGAAATTGGTATACGTCATTGCTACCTCCTAGAAGTGAAGCGGGTATGGAAGTGCTTACGAACTTAGTAATTCGTATTTATAAAGTCCATGCTCGTGGTGCGGGATACGCTGTTGGTGCTGGAAAGGTTCTGCGGCATTACTAAAAAGTGGAATGCGTGATCAATGGAGGATCAACAGAGCAGTTTGCTTTCAACGGCGGTCAGCGACAACGAGATAGCGCCGTGCAACTGGGCCTGTGTGCCCAGAAAACTTGTGCGGATCCGCGGTGGTGCAAAGTCCGCGCTTCGTAGCAGTCGGTCCGTCTCGCGACAAAGGCGATCATGCGAACCTACGCCGCCGCCGAGGACGATCAACTCCGGATTGAAGACCAGGGCCAGTGTTGCAATGGCGTCCGCCAGAATGACTGCGGTGTACTGCAAGACTTCGAGGGCGAGTAAGTCGCCTTCCTGGGCAAGATCAAAGATCTGGGGAGCACGCAGCTCCGCAAGCTCTGGTTCGTTGCGAAGACCTGCACGTTCCAGGCGCTCCAGCCACTGTAGTTCAATCCCTGCGCCGCCAATCATACGCTCCAGCTGGCCGGTCTTGTGCATCTCCATCGGCTCGCGGGGAGCGCCGGGGACGCCAAGGTAACCGATTTCGCCTGCGCTCCAGCGTGCGCCGTGATGCAGGCTGCCGCGCAGGAAGATTCCCGCGCCTACGCCGGTTCCCATGGCCACAAAGACGAAGTCTTCCACGCCTTCCGCTGCGCCCTGGCGATATTCGCCGACGGCTGCCAGGTTCGTGTCGTTCTCCACGATGGTTTCAATGCCCGTCTGCTTGCGCAGCATGGAGCGCAGAGGAACTTCGGTCCAGCCCGTGAGGTTGGGAGCGAAGCGAACGATGCCTGCGCGGACGTCCGTGATGCCGGGTGCGCCTGCGGTCAGGTGCAGCACTTTGCTGGTGGGGATATTCGTCTGTTGGCACATCGCGCGCAGACCTTCGTCCAGAACGCTGCATACCGAGGCAGGATCTTTCTGATCTGCGGCAAACTGGGTGGACCAGTGCGCTACGGGTGTTCCGTTCAGGTCGGCAAGCATCATGCGCAGGCGCGTCCCGCCAATATCGGCGGCGGCGACGTAGCCGTGCGAGGCTTTGAACTGGATCAGCTCAGGAGGGCGTCCGCCGGAAGATTCGCCTTCGCCAAGTGTCTCTACTAAACCCAGCGCTTCTATCTGCGCGATGGCAGAGGAGACAGTAGGAGCGGAGAGGCCGGAGGAGCGAACGAGGTCCGCCTTCGAGCAGGGACCGTGGACACGGAGAAGTTGCAGAAGGGTGCGGCAGTTCGCAAAACGCAGATGCGCTGGCCGCGAAGGCTGTGTCTCTGGCGGATTGAAAGTGCCCGTCGCCATTCTGCTGGGATTCTCCATAGGGTGCGTGGCTAGATTATAAACAAACTTTACAAAGATGCCAGCGAATGATATCAACCCAATACACATATATTTTCAAGGGGTACCCGATGGCGGTTGATCAAAAGGATCAGGCAGCGCAAAAGCGATGGGTTGCAGTCCTGCTTGCAGGCACAATGGCGCTCTTGCCGGTTATGGGCGAAGCCCAGGCGGTGAAGGAGACGTACCAACCGGCTTCGGCCTATCCCCTGATGATCGATCGCGGCTCGGCGGGCCTCTGGCAGAGCCTGCAGAAGCTGAACACGCGCGCCAGCCTGATGATGGTGGTCGCGCATCCTGACGATGAGGACAGCGGCATGCTGGCCTTTGAAAGCCGGGGGAACGGCGTGGATACCTCGCTATTGACGCTGAATCGCGGCGAAGGCGGACAGAACGTCATGACCGGAAACTACTGGGACGAGCTGGGCATCATGCGCACGCAGGAACTTCTGGCGGCGGGCGACTACTTCGGTGTCCATCAGTACTTCACCCGCGTTGCCGATTTCGGTTTCTCCAAGACGCTGGAAGAGGCGCTGAAGCAGTGGGGGCATGACCGTGTCCTGGCGGATGTGGTGCGTCAGGTGCGTATCTCGCGGCCGCTGGTGATTAACAGTGTCTTTGCAGGGAATGTCTCCGACGGCCACGGCCATCACCAGACGGCTGGCGTCATGGCGCAGGAGGCCTACAAACTGGCTGGCGATCCGAAGGTCTTTCCCGAACAGATCAAGGCTGGACTTCGTCCGTGGAACCCGCTGAAGGTGTACGCCCGCGTTCCGTTTGCTACGGTCGATCAGCGCGGCATCTTCGACTACGCGACTGGCCACTGGGAACCCGTTCGCTTCAAGAACTACGTCACCGGCGATTACATTGAAGGCGTTCCCACGGCTACATTGCGGATTCCCGAGGGTGGCTATAACCCTCTCTTTGGCCGCAGCTATCTCGCCATCGCCCGCGAAGGCCTGGACAAGCAGAAGTCGCAGACCGGCGGCGTGGCGATCCCTGTAACGCGGCCCTTCGATTCGCCGTACCATCTCTATGCTTCGCGTGTTCCGGCGCAGGTGGGGCATCTTCCGCAGCAGGAAGAGAGCTACTTCAACGGCATCGATATCTCGCTCGCTGGGATTGCGAACTATGTACCTGCGGCAGAGCAGGCGAAGTGGAGTGCGGCCCTGCAGCCGGTTCAGGCCAGCGTAGATGAAGCCACGCACGCCTTCGATGCGACGGACCCTACGAAGTCCGCACCCGCGCTCGCAAAGGGGCTGGAAGCGACCCGTGTCCTGCGCGCGCAGATTGCCTCCAGCCATCTGGATGTCGACGCGAAGTACAACATGGACCACGAGCTTGGAATCAAGGAAGCCCAGTTCAACGAGGCTCTGACGCAGTCCCTTGGAGTTTCGCTTCTGGCAACTGTGGCGAGCGGAACGATTCCGGCTCGCATGGGGCCGATGGGCGATATGAGCAACCAGCCTACGTTTCAGAGCGTGGTTGCAGGACAGGCTTTCGGCGTGAATGTTCACGTGGCTGACCAGGGAGCGAAGGCCCTGCACATCGAATCCGCCACGGTGGACGCCACGGACGGCAAGAACTGGAAGCTGACCACTGCCGCACCGATGGCCGGAGAGATTGCCGCAGGACAGTCGAGCGACGTTCTGGTAAAGGCGGTTGTTCCGCAGGATGCGGGCATCACGCGCCCCTACTTTAGCCGCCCTAGCCTGGAGCAGCCCTTCTACGATCTCCAGCTTCCGCAGTACCTTGGCCTGCCGACGATGCCATATCCGCTGCTTGCCCGCGTGGTCTACAGCTTCAACGGTGTGAAGGCCGAGGTGCGTGGCGTGGTGCAGACGACGCATCGCCTGAACGGTGGCGGACCCACGCTGGAGCCTCTGCTGGTCGCACCGGCGATCTCTGTCCGTGTGGCTCCGCTGGCGGGCGTGATCCCGATGGATGGCGAACTAGTTAAGGTGCACGTCACAATCGGCAGCAGCGTCAAGGGTCTAGCGAAGGGTGAGGTGAAGTTGAGTCTTCCTGCAGGTTGGACCTCGTCGCCCGAGACGGCGAGCTTTGCCACTTCGCGCGACGGCGATGAGCAGGGAATCGATTTCACCGTCACCACGAAGAACGTGCAGGCTAAGCGATATGACCTGACCGCCGTGGCGACGTATGAAGGCAAGAAGTTTACCGAAGGCTTTATCACCATCGGCTACCCCGGCCTGCGTCCTTACCCGATGTATCGCAAGGCGGAGTACAAGGCCACGGGCGTCGATGTGAAGGTGGCTCCGGGATTGAAGGTCGCCTACATCATGGGTACGGGCGACGATGTGCCTGCGGCGCTGGCGAACCTCGGTGTCCACGTGACGCAGTTGAGCGCGGAAGATATCGCCTCCGCCGATCTGAGCGTGTACGACTCCATCGTGCTTGGCGTGCGTACGTATGCTGCACGTCCGGAGCTGCGGTCGCTCAACGACCGTCTGCTGCAGTACGTGAAAGACGGCGGCGTGGTCGTGACGCAGTATCAGACGCCCGAGTTCGATCATAACTACGGACCGTATCCGCTCTCGGTTCCGGCGGACGCGGACAAGGTCGTCGAAGAGGACTCCAAGGTCACGATCCTTGCCCCCTCGGATCCTCTGTTGAACTGGCCGAACAAGATCGTTACCGCGGACTTCGACAATTGGGTCGAAGAACGCGGTCATGGCTTCCTGCGCAGCTGGGACCCGAAGTACATCGCCCTGACGGAGATGCATGACAAGGACCAGGACCCGCAGAAGGGTGGTCTTGTCTATGCGCCCTACGGCAAGGGGTACTACGTCTATCTGGCGTATGCCTTCTTCCGCGAGATGCCAGAGGGAGTGCCCGGATCGTTCCGTATTATGGCGAATCTGATCAGCGCCAAAAAGAATCCGCATCTGCCCCATGCTCAATAGGCGTGGTTGTGCTGGATGGGGAGCCTCTCACTGGGGGCTCCCCTATTTTTTTCTTCCAAATTTTTGCGTCCAGGTTTCGAAACTGTAGGCGCGCGAAGCCGTCCAATGAGATATGTATTCTCTTCGTTCGCTCGTGGCTGCTGGTCTGCTCTCTGCTTCCTTTGCTTTTGCTCAAGTTGCCCCGCCTGCGGAGAAAGCCCCGGTTGCTCCGACGCTCAATGTGAGTGCGCGCCTAGTGACTGTTCCTGTGACCGTGCGAGACAAGAAGGGACAGCTTGTCGCGACGTTGAAGCAGGAAGACTTCACCATTGCGGAAGATGGCAAACCGCAGGTGATTCGGTACTTCGACCGCGACAACAATCTCCAGCTCACGCTGGGTCTTCTGGTGGACGTGAGTGGCAGCCAGCGCCAGGTGCTGGATGAGGAGCGCGAGGCCAGCTCTTCGTTTCTCGACAACATGCTGGTGGCGGACCGCGATAAGGCGTTCCTCATCCAGTTCGGCCATACGGTAGAGCTGCTTACCGATGTGACCGGTTCCATTCCGAAGCTGCAGAGCGGGTTGAAACAGGTGGACACGCAGGCCGCCCGCCCGCAGTTCTCCAACAATCAAGATCCCAACGACAACAGTGGGGGCAGCTCACAGCGTGGCCGTCGCGGTGGTGGTGGGGGCGCCGGGACGGCGCTTTATGACGCGATCTTTCTCGCCTCCGATGAGGTGATTCACAAGCAGCCGTTTCGCAAAGCTCTGATTCTTCTGACGGATGGCGAAGACAATGGCAGCAAGGAGAGCCTGTCCAGCGCGATTGAAGCCGCACAGCGCGCCGACACTGCCGTGTATTCGATTTACTTCAAGGGGGAAGAGCACAACGATACCTCAAGCCGTCGTCCCAGCTTTGGCGGCGGCGGATTTCCGGGTGGTGGTGGACGTCACGGCGGCGGCGGTGGGCAGGGCGGCGGGCAGCCGCAGCGTACGCACGTAGACGGCAAGAAGATCCTGCAGCGCATCTCGGATGAGACCGGCGGACGCTTCTTCGAGGTCTCCAAGAAGGAGCCGCTGGCGGAGATTTATAAAAAAATCGCACAGGAACTGCGCAGCCAGTACCGCATCGGATTTACGCCGACGAACCAGGAAGAGGGATATCACAAGCTCCTGGTCGACACCCCCAAGGACCACAAACTCGTCCTGCAGACGCGAGAAGGGTACTACACCGGTTCGGCGAGTAGTCCGAAATAACGGGTTGCGCGGAGCGGTACGATTGCATCCTAAGCAGGTATGCTGCAGAAGCGCCTTCTCAACTCGCCCATCGAACGTGTCCCGACTCTTGAAATCCTGATCGATGGCCGCTCTGTACCTGCTGCGGAGGGGGAGCTTCTCGTCGAAGTGCTCAACCGTGCTGCGAAGGCGGTGAATGATGCGCTTCTTCCCGGTGCCAAAAACTCGGGTCTTGCGGGCGCGCGCTCCGTTCCGCAGATCTGCTATCACCGCCAGATGGGTCCGATCGAAACTTGCGACACCTGCATGGTGGAGGTCAACGGCCAGCTTGTGCGTGCCTGCAGCACAGAGATCGCGCCGGAGATGCGCGTGCTTTCTGTCTCGCACCGTGCCGATGTAGCGCAGCGCGAGGCGATGGACCGCATTCTGCAGAATCACGATCTCTACTGCACGGTCTGCGACAACAACAACGGCAACTGCACGATTCATAACACCACGGGCGAGATGAGCATTCAGCACCAGCAGCGGCCCTTTTTGCATAAGCCCTTTGAGCAAGACCATTCGAATCCCTTCTATCGCTACGACCCCGACCAGTGCATTCTCTGCGGCCGCTGTGTAGAGGCCTGCCAGGATGTGCAGGTGAACGAGACGCTGACGATTCGTTGGGAAGACGAGCACCCGCGCGTTCTCTGGGACGGTGGGGAACAGATCGCCGGTTCGAGCTGCGTGAGCTGTGGCCATTGCATCACCGTCTGCCCCTGCAATGCGCTGATGGAAAAGAGCATGCTCGGCGAAGCAGGATACTTCACGAACCTTCCCACGAAGGTGCTCGACGATATGATCGAGGTCGTAAAGGGCGTTGAGCCGGAGACGGGCTATCCCGCGATCATGGCGATCTCGAACATCGAATCGCACATGCGCGAAGCGCGTATCAAACGCACCAAGACCGTTTGCACCTACTGCGGTGTGGGCTGCAGCTTCGAGGTCTGGACGCGCGACCGCCATATTCTGAAGATCGAACCCAGCGAAGGTCCGGCCAACGGCATCTCCACCTGTGTGAAGGGCAAGTTCGGGTATGAGTTTGTGAATGCGAAGGACCGCCTGCACAAGCCACTCATCCGTGCTGGCGCGACCTTTCGCGAGGCGGAGTGGGACGAGGTACTCACTCTCATCGCGTCGAAGTTCAAACAATATATGAAGACTGACGGCCCGGATTCGCTGGCCTTCATTGCGTCGTCGAAGTGTACGAACGAAGAGAGCTATCTGATGCAGAAGCTCGCGCGCGCCGTGGTGGGCACGAACAACATCGACAACTGCAGCCGCTACTGCCAGACGCCTGCCACCATGGGTCTGCAGCGTACCGTCAAGTACGGCGGCGATGCGGGATCGATCGCGGACATTGAGATGGCGGGCCTCGTCATCGGCATTGGTACCAATACCTCGGAGAGCCATCCTGTGCTGGCAACGCGCGTGAAGCGTTCGCATAAGTGGCGCGGGCAGAGGTTGATCGTTGCCGATCTGCGCAAGCACGAGATGGCGGAACGCGCCGACCTCTTCTTTCAACCGAAGCCGGGAACGGACATGGTCTGGCTCTCTGCTGTGACGAAGTACATCTTCGATCAGGGGTGGGAGAAGCGTGAGTTCATTGAGCGCCTGGTCAACAAGGCGGACGAGTATCGCGCCAGCCTTGCGCCCTTCACACTGGAGTTTGCGGAAGAGACCACCGGCATTCCGATGGAGACGCTGAAGACCGTCGCACGGGAGATCGTTGCAGCGGATGGCGTCTGCATCCTCTGGGCGATGGGTGTGACGCAACACTGCGGCGGATCGGATACCTCCACCGCGATCAGCAATCTTCTTCTAGTCACCGGCAACTACGGACGCCGGGGTGCGGGTGCGTATCCGTTGCGCGGACACAACAACGTGCAGGGCGCGAGCGACTTCGGTTCCATGCCGAATCTTTACCCTGGCTATCAGCTTGTCGATGACGATGCCGTGCGCGCGAAGTTCGAGGCAGCATGGGGTGTGAGTCTGCCGTTCACCAAGGGTCTCGACAATCACGAGATGATTCGCGCGATCCATCAGGGCAAGCTGAAGAGCCTGTATATCAAGGGCGAAGATACGGTGACCTCCGACGCGAATGCGAACGATGTGGAACGCGCGCTCTCGCAGGTGGATTTCCTCATCGTGCAGGACATCTCGTTTTCAGAGACAGCGCGCTTTGCGGATGTCGTTCTACCCGCATCGCCATCACTCGAAAAAGACGGCACCTTCGTCAGCACGGAGCGCCGCATTCAACGGCTGTACAAGGCGATGGAGCCGCTTGGAGATTCGCGCCCCGACTGGCAGATTCTGCAGATGATTGCAAACGCGATGGGCGCGAAGTGGACCTACGAACACCCCTCCGAGATTATGGACGAGGTCGCTTCGCTCACGCCGCTCTTCGCTGGTGTGAACTATCAACGCCTCGAAGGCTTCAAGAGCTTGCAGTGGCCGGTGGCTGCGGATGGAACGGACTCGCCGTATCTCTTCAAGGACGGCTTTCCGTTCCCAGATGGCAAGGCGAAGTTTCATCCGCTGGAATGGATTGAGCCTTCGGAAGAGAGCGATGAGGAGTTCGATCTCCACCTCAACAACGGACGCATGCTGGAGCACTTCGAGCAGGGAAGCATGACGTATCGAGTGCCGGGGATCAAGCGGATGACGCCATCGAACTTTGTGGAAGTCTCTCCGGACCTCGCCGCCGAACGCGGCGTGGAAGATGGCAGCAAGGTCGAGCTGAAGTCGAAGTGGGGCACCATTAGCGCAAAGGTGCTCGTGACCGACCGCGTCACCGGTAAGCAGCTTTACATGGCGATGAACAACACCGAAGATCCTGTGAACCGCCTCACAGGCGCGCACGTGGATCGCGCAACGCACACGCCGGCGTTCAAAGAAGTCTCGGTCAACATGCGCATTCTTGAACCCAAGGGCCGTTCTCCGCTGATGTGGGAAAACTTCCGCAACGGCCATCGCACACCGCAGCAAGGTGTGGAAGTGGAACGCAAGTGGGCGCGCGAAGACTATCGTCTGCCCGGCCTCTCACTCAACGATCAACTTGTACAGATCAACACGACCAAAGTTTAGGAGAACCGCGTGGCCGTTCCCATTGCCTTTGAACCGAAACCGATTGACCCGACGCAGGAGCTGCAACGCCGTCTTGCCGCCGCGCCCATTCAGCATGCCGAAGCGCTGCTCGTGATCTACGACCTGATTCAGGAGGCGCACGACAAAGGCCTGCTCGACGCTCTCCATGGGGTAGTCCACGCGCGTGACGCAGTGTTTGAAGAGCTGGCTACAGGAGCAAAGCAGAAGCCGGTCATCGCAGCCATACGCAACGTGGTGAGTCTCAGTAAGATCCTCAGCGCCATCGATCCGGAGACGCTCTCCTGCGCCGCTGCTGAGATGGAGAAGGAAGCGAAGAGTGCGGAGCCGCCAACCTTCTGGCAGATCTTCCGTCGCACACGCACTCCGGAAGCGCGCCGGGGCCTTGGTTTGCTTACCTCGCTTCTCGTGGGTCTAGGTCGCCGCAGCTAAAGAATCTCTTCTCCCTTTGTCATCCCGTAGCGCAGCGAAGGGATCTGCTGTTGAGCAAATTAGATCCTTCCGCTGCGCTACGGGATGACAAAGGGAGGGGACGCAGCGGATGACAGCGGGATCGCTACGTCATAGACCTTCTACTTCGCCGTCACACTCAACGAATACGTCGCCGACCGCACCAATTGCCCATCCGTCGCCG
This genomic stretch from Terriglobus saanensis SP1PR4 harbors:
- the fdhF gene encoding formate dehydrogenase subunit alpha, translated to MLQKRLLNSPIERVPTLEILIDGRSVPAAEGELLVEVLNRAAKAVNDALLPGAKNSGLAGARSVPQICYHRQMGPIETCDTCMVEVNGQLVRACSTEIAPEMRVLSVSHRADVAQREAMDRILQNHDLYCTVCDNNNGNCTIHNTTGEMSIQHQQRPFLHKPFEQDHSNPFYRYDPDQCILCGRCVEACQDVQVNETLTIRWEDEHPRVLWDGGEQIAGSSCVSCGHCITVCPCNALMEKSMLGEAGYFTNLPTKVLDDMIEVVKGVEPETGYPAIMAISNIESHMREARIKRTKTVCTYCGVGCSFEVWTRDRHILKIEPSEGPANGISTCVKGKFGYEFVNAKDRLHKPLIRAGATFREAEWDEVLTLIASKFKQYMKTDGPDSLAFIASSKCTNEESYLMQKLARAVVGTNNIDNCSRYCQTPATMGLQRTVKYGGDAGSIADIEMAGLVIGIGTNTSESHPVLATRVKRSHKWRGQRLIVADLRKHEMAERADLFFQPKPGTDMVWLSAVTKYIFDQGWEKREFIERLVNKADEYRASLAPFTLEFAEETTGIPMETLKTVAREIVAADGVCILWAMGVTQHCGGSDTSTAISNLLLVTGNYGRRGAGAYPLRGHNNVQGASDFGSMPNLYPGYQLVDDDAVRAKFEAAWGVSLPFTKGLDNHEMIRAIHQGKLKSLYIKGEDTVTSDANANDVERALSQVDFLIVQDISFSETARFADVVLPASPSLEKDGTFVSTERRIQRLYKAMEPLGDSRPDWQILQMIANAMGAKWTYEHPSEIMDEVASLTPLFAGVNYQRLEGFKSLQWPVAADGTDSPYLFKDGFPFPDGKAKFHPLEWIEPSEESDEEFDLHLNNGRMLEHFEQGSMTYRVPGIKRMTPSNFVEVSPDLAAERGVEDGSKVELKSKWGTISAKVLVTDRVTGKQLYMAMNNTEDPVNRLTGAHVDRATHTPAFKEVSVNMRILEPKGRSPLMWENFRNGHRTPQQGVEVERKWAREDYRLPGLSLNDQLVQINTTKV
- a CDS encoding DUF1641 domain-containing protein; this translates as MAVPIAFEPKPIDPTQELQRRLAAAPIQHAEALLVIYDLIQEAHDKGLLDALHGVVHARDAVFEELATGAKQKPVIAAIRNVVSLSKILSAIDPETLSCAAAEMEKEAKSAEPPTFWQIFRRTRTPEARRGLGLLTSLLVGLGRRS